The following proteins come from a genomic window of Palaemon carinicauda isolate YSFRI2023 chromosome 12, ASM3689809v2, whole genome shotgun sequence:
- the LOC137651005 gene encoding putative CENPB DNA-binding domain-containing protein 1, whose translation MHALSTSGESSVKRQWKVMTLEEKVKVIDKIEEGLKYTAFGKLFGVNESTVRYIEKNEANIQASIASSAPQSSKTASRLKEKGMLKGQNALSLWIQDQHRKGVAVNSLAILEKANSLYQHFSEDDPQPSTRQDATTPKKPFQANMGLFEKYKRRFSLKKCETDQEVSLCGPRGSGNVPG comes from the coding sequence ATGCATGCTCTTTCTACTTCTGGTGAGAGTTCTGTCAAACGGCAGTGGAAGGTGATGACTCTTGAAGAAAAGGTGAAAGTGATTGACAAGATTGAGGAAGGGCTGAAGTACACTGCCTTTGGGAAACTCTTCGGTGTTAACGAGAGTACTGTAAGGTACATTGAGAAGAACGAAGCTAATATACAAGCTTCAATAGCTTCTAGTGCGCCTCAAAGTTCCAAGACTGCCTCAAGGTTGAAGGAAAAGGGTATGCTAAAAGGGCAAAATGCCCTTTCCTTATGGATCCAAGACCAACATCGGAAGGGAGTAGCCGTTAACTCGCTCGCCATCTTGGAGAAAGCCAATTCTCTTTACCAACATTTCTCAGAAGATGATCCCCAGCCATCAACCAGACAAGATGCCACAACCCCAAAGAAGCCTTTCCAAGCCAACATGGGCTTGTTTGAGAAGTACAAAAGGCGTTTTAGTCTGAAAAAATGTGAAACAGACCAGGAAGTCAGCCTCTGTGGACCACGTGGCAGCGGAAATGTTCCCGGGTGA